The following are from one region of the Rhizobium sullae genome:
- a CDS encoding Dabb family protein yields the protein MIRHIVFFTASAENLEKVRAGLSVLTAIPHARLLEIGTNVKTDQFGTDVDLVVYGEFDDEAALAAYKAHPDYQRSIDLVRPVRGMRIAADYDVETAVRKPFG from the coding sequence GTGATCCGCCATATCGTTTTCTTCACCGCCAGCGCGGAAAACCTGGAAAAGGTGCGCGCCGGGCTTTCGGTGCTGACGGCGATACCGCATGCGCGGCTGCTGGAAATCGGTACCAATGTGAAAACCGACCAGTTCGGCACCGATGTCGACCTAGTGGTCTACGGCGAATTCGACGACGAAGCGGCACTTGCGGCTTACAAGGCGCATCCGGACTACCAGCGCTCGATCGACCTGGTGCGGCCGGTCCGGGGAATGCGGATTGCGGCGGATTATGATGTCGAAACAGCGGTGAGAAAGCCGTTCGGCTGA
- a CDS encoding nucleoside recognition domain-containing protein, which produces MPFLMPILRTTRETLEIYWVLVRVMVPITLLTELLARMGLIKAVAPAFAPVMHLIGLPPELGLAWLTGMLVGIWGAIPLIFALIPASSLSVADVTVFSALILFAHGLPTEQKIIQQAGPGMIVTTLLRILGGLLYAFILHHVLVATGWLQASVNPTWIPMSAAVSWAAYFWALAETMMWMLAILLLLSWSLELIRIIGLLDLMMKALSPLLRLAGIRGEAEHLTAVGLFLGISYGAGLLIREARSGAVSPRQVFLSCVFMGFAHSVIEDTILVISLGADVYGVLLGRVAFAIAATAVIAALLRRLSDETFFAQVFRPPHAQPEGG; this is translated from the coding sequence ATGCCGTTCTTGATGCCCATCTTACGCACAACCCGAGAAACCCTCGAGATTTACTGGGTGCTTGTCCGCGTCATGGTTCCCATCACGCTTCTGACGGAACTGCTGGCGAGAATGGGCCTGATCAAGGCCGTGGCGCCTGCATTTGCGCCCGTCATGCACCTGATTGGCCTGCCACCGGAGCTCGGGCTGGCGTGGCTGACAGGAATGCTTGTCGGTATATGGGGCGCGATCCCGCTGATTTTCGCGCTGATTCCCGCATCCTCGCTGAGCGTGGCGGACGTCACCGTGTTCTCGGCGCTCATCCTCTTCGCGCATGGCCTGCCGACCGAGCAGAAGATCATCCAGCAAGCTGGACCGGGGATGATTGTGACGACGCTGCTGCGCATCTTGGGCGGCCTGCTCTACGCCTTCATCCTCCATCATGTCCTCGTGGCCACGGGGTGGCTGCAGGCTTCGGTCAACCCGACCTGGATCCCCATGAGTGCCGCGGTCAGTTGGGCTGCATACTTCTGGGCTCTTGCCGAGACCATGATGTGGATGCTGGCAATCCTTCTCCTTCTGTCGTGGAGCCTCGAACTCATACGGATAATCGGGCTATTAGACTTGATGATGAAAGCCCTATCGCCCTTGTTGCGCCTTGCCGGCATCCGTGGCGAAGCAGAGCATCTCACCGCTGTCGGCTTATTCCTGGGTATTTCCTACGGTGCCGGTCTTCTGATCCGCGAGGCGCGATCGGGTGCAGTATCGCCGCGCCAGGTCTTTCTCTCGTGCGTGTTCATGGGCTTCGCGCATAGCGTGATCGAGGACACGATCCTCGTGATCTCGCTCGGCGCGGATGTCTACGGCGTTCTCTTAGGTCGTGTCGCTTTCGCCATAGCGGCAACCGCAGTGATTGCCGCTCTACTTCGCCGCCTTTCCGATGAGACATTTTTCGCGCAAGTTTTCCGACCGCCGCACGCGCAGCCAGAAGGAGGATAA
- a CDS encoding Lrp/AsnC family transcriptional regulator encodes MDRIDRKLLNLMQRDASRTNVDMAEEVGLSPSSCLRRVQRLRKSGFIDRTVAILNPTKADRRIKALITVELKLHGEQHMRRFLEIAASEEAVSQAYAVTGETDVVLMVRLRDMEELDALCERLFRDQTNVARFFTMMIIRTAKEETAIWL; translated from the coding sequence ATGGATCGGATCGACCGGAAGCTTTTGAACCTGATGCAGCGCGACGCATCGCGCACCAATGTCGACATGGCCGAGGAAGTAGGCCTGTCGCCCTCCAGTTGTCTGCGCCGTGTGCAGCGGCTGCGCAAATCAGGTTTCATTGACAGAACTGTAGCAATCCTCAATCCCACCAAGGCCGACCGCAGGATCAAGGCGCTGATTACCGTCGAGCTGAAGTTGCACGGTGAGCAGCACATGCGCCGCTTTCTGGAAATCGCGGCTTCAGAAGAGGCCGTTTCACAAGCCTATGCCGTGACGGGCGAAACCGACGTCGTTCTGATGGTGCGTCTGCGCGACATGGAAGAATTGGACGCACTCTGCGAGCGGCTTTTTCGCGATCAGACCAATGTAGCCCGCTTCTTCACCATGATGATCATTCGAACCGCCAAGGAAGAAACGGCGATTTGGCTATGA
- a CDS encoding response regulator transcription factor translates to MRILVVEDDVNLNRQLADTLKEAGYVVDQAFDGEEGHFLGDTEPYDAIILDIGLPEMDGVTVIEKWRGAGRGMPVLILTARDRWSDKVAGIDAGADDYVTKPFHVEEVLARIRALIRRAAGHSSSEIICGPVRLDTKTSKAMVNGVTLKLTSHEYRLLAYLMHHMGEVVSRSELVEHMYDQDFDRDSNTIEVFVGRLRKKMGVDLIETVRGLGYRIQAPTNAN, encoded by the coding sequence ATGCGCATTCTGGTAGTCGAAGACGACGTCAATCTGAACCGGCAGCTCGCCGACACGCTGAAGGAGGCGGGCTATGTCGTCGACCAGGCCTTCGACGGCGAGGAAGGGCATTTCCTCGGTGACACCGAGCCTTACGACGCGATCATCCTCGACATCGGCCTGCCCGAGATGGACGGCGTCACCGTTATCGAAAAATGGCGCGGCGCGGGGCGCGGCATGCCGGTTCTAATCCTGACCGCCCGTGATCGCTGGAGCGACAAGGTCGCCGGCATCGATGCCGGGGCTGACGATTACGTGACAAAGCCTTTCCATGTCGAGGAAGTGCTGGCGCGCATTCGCGCCCTGATCCGGCGCGCGGCCGGGCATTCCTCCTCCGAGATCATCTGCGGCCCGGTGCGGCTCGACACCAAGACCTCCAAGGCGATGGTCAACGGCGTGACGCTGAAGCTCACTTCGCATGAATACCGGCTGCTCGCCTATCTGATGCACCACATGGGCGAGGTGGTTTCCCGCTCGGAACTGGTCGAGCACATGTACGACCAGGATTTCGATCGCGATTCCAACACGATTGAGGTTTTCGTCGGCCGCCTGCGCAAGAAGATGGGCGTGGACCTGATCGAAACGGTGCGCGGTCTCGGCTACCGCATCCAAGCGCCGACCAATGCGAATTAA
- a CDS encoding sensor histidine kinase — protein sequence MRIKSLTARVLLLTTVWSTVALVVIGLLISTLYRRSAERGFQDLLRAQLYNVINSVTIGDQGALSGSPQLGDLRFAQPRTGWYWVVEPLGTYTAAPLVSPSLGSATIPVPSVLEAPFDKNYERYYQVTDATGNRVQVAETEVVLDTDGRAARFRVSGNVEVVESDVSNFSHSLYLALAGFGVGSLIVNALAILYGLKPLDKARAALERIRAGESEQLKGDFPREILPLANEVNALIDSNRRIVERARMQVGNLAHSLKTPIAVLLNEARVLERPHGDLVRSQAEAMQGQVQSYLNRARIAAQRESVLARTDAEPALERLVRVMRRLNVDKEFELSISPHLAVAMEQQDLEETVGNLLENASRFAATKVRLSAAEVTGDVKGAEASARRHWVELVVEDDGPGLEPDQIREALKRGRRLDESKPGTGLGLSIVTEISNEYQGRLELSRGEWGGLKARLILPGVTKDVA from the coding sequence ATGCGAATTAAGTCGCTCACCGCACGCGTTCTGCTTCTGACGACCGTCTGGTCGACCGTGGCGCTTGTAGTGATCGGCCTGTTGATTTCCACGCTTTACCGCCGCAGCGCCGAACGCGGTTTCCAGGATCTGCTGCGCGCCCAGCTCTACAACGTCATCAATTCCGTGACGATCGGCGACCAGGGCGCCTTGAGCGGCAGCCCGCAGCTTGGCGACCTGCGCTTCGCCCAGCCGAGGACCGGTTGGTATTGGGTGGTGGAGCCGCTTGGGACCTATACGGCAGCCCCGCTGGTTTCGCCGTCGCTGGGATCGGCGACGATCCCCGTTCCCTCCGTGCTGGAAGCGCCCTTCGACAAGAACTACGAGCGCTACTACCAGGTGACGGACGCGACGGGAAACCGCGTACAGGTGGCCGAAACCGAAGTCGTGCTCGACACCGACGGACGCGCGGCGCGCTTCAGGGTGAGCGGCAATGTCGAGGTCGTCGAGAGCGACGTCAGCAACTTCTCCCACAGTCTCTACCTGGCGCTTGCCGGCTTCGGGGTCGGCAGCCTGATCGTCAACGCGCTCGCCATTCTTTATGGCCTGAAGCCGCTCGACAAAGCGCGCGCGGCGCTGGAGCGCATCCGGGCGGGCGAGAGCGAGCAGCTGAAGGGCGATTTCCCGCGAGAAATCCTGCCGCTAGCAAACGAGGTGAATGCGCTGATCGACAGCAACCGGCGCATCGTCGAGCGCGCGCGGATGCAGGTCGGCAATCTGGCGCATTCGCTGAAGACGCCGATTGCGGTCCTGCTCAACGAGGCAAGGGTTCTGGAACGCCCGCACGGCGACCTGGTGCGCAGCCAGGCGGAAGCGATGCAGGGACAGGTGCAATCCTATCTCAACCGGGCACGCATTGCCGCCCAACGCGAATCCGTGCTGGCGAGAACCGACGCCGAACCGGCGCTGGAGCGGCTGGTGCGCGTGATGCGGCGGCTCAACGTCGACAAGGAATTCGAGCTCAGCATATCGCCACATCTCGCGGTCGCCATGGAGCAGCAGGATCTGGAAGAGACCGTCGGCAACCTTTTGGAGAATGCGTCGCGCTTTGCCGCGACGAAGGTGCGGTTGAGCGCTGCTGAAGTAACAGGAGATGTAAAGGGCGCCGAAGCGAGCGCGCGGCGGCACTGGGTGGAGCTTGTCGTCGAGGACGACGGGCCGGGCCTGGAGCCCGACCAGATCCGCGAGGCGCTCAAGCGCGGGCGGCGACTGGACGAAAGCAAGCCGGGAACGGGCCTCGGGCTTTCGATCGTCACTGAGATCTCCAACGAGTATCAGGGCCGGCTCGAGCTCTCCCGCGGCGAGTGGGGCGGCCTCAAGGCGCGGCTGATTTTGCCCGGCGTCACAAAGGATGTTGCATGA
- a CDS encoding membrane protein, whose protein sequence is MTLRPNALIVSSLLVAVALSSCTTAKGGGGLFSRKPSASAAFITALQGGIAGRSGVQLSDSDKQRALEAEYRALEGAAVGQPVVWSGRNVSGKVVAAAPYQVGSQNCRQYTHTLTADSKDTIARGAACRNSDGSWSPLG, encoded by the coding sequence ATGACGTTACGACCAAATGCTCTGATCGTTTCCTCGCTTCTTGTTGCCGTTGCGCTGTCGTCGTGCACGACCGCGAAGGGTGGTGGCGGGCTGTTTTCCCGCAAACCTTCGGCATCGGCGGCGTTCATTACGGCACTGCAGGGCGGGATTGCCGGCCGCAGCGGCGTGCAGCTGAGCGACAGCGACAAACAACGGGCTCTCGAAGCCGAATATCGGGCGCTCGAAGGCGCGGCCGTTGGCCAGCCGGTCGTCTGGAGCGGACGCAATGTAAGCGGCAAGGTTGTGGCGGCCGCACCTTATCAGGTTGGTTCGCAGAACTGCCGTCAATACACGCATACGCTGACTGCGGACAGCAAGGATACCATCGCGCGCGGCGCGGCCTGCCGCAACAGCGACGGAAGCTGGTCGCCGCTCGGCTGA
- the ccmI gene encoding c-type cytochrome biogenesis protein CcmI — protein sequence MMFWILVAVMTAAVAALLLYPLLRGATAAEDDRAGEAAVYRDQLRELDRDLAGGLISADEADYARAEIGRRLIAVSAAEPKAVTKLARHHRLSEAFVLLLLPVLGLCLYIAMGRPELPSQPLAARLENPGNDMAVLIVKAERHLAANPEDGKGWDVLAPIYYNALRIADAEKAYRNAIRLLGPSPIRLDGLAETLMASANGVVTEETRKVLEQSLTLEPQNPRAKFYVALSMEQAGQAAEAKAAFEALAKESPADAPWLPLVNEHIAKNGGAPAADGTALGNPTEEDLAAAQDMSTGDQQQMIRGMVESLDHKLAADPNNFEGWMRLVRSYAVLNDKDRAASALKRGLAVFPADGEEGRQLIALGRELGVAAEGETE from the coding sequence ATGATGTTCTGGATTTTGGTGGCCGTGATGACGGCGGCTGTTGCCGCCCTCCTGCTTTATCCGCTTTTGCGCGGCGCGACGGCGGCCGAGGACGACCGTGCCGGCGAGGCGGCGGTCTACCGCGATCAGCTGCGCGAACTCGACCGCGATCTGGCCGGCGGGTTGATTTCGGCCGACGAGGCGGATTATGCGCGGGCGGAAATCGGCCGCAGGCTGATTGCCGTCTCGGCTGCCGAGCCGAAGGCGGTAACCAAACTTGCACGGCACCACCGCCTCAGCGAGGCCTTCGTTCTCCTGCTGCTTCCGGTTCTCGGGCTCTGTCTTTACATCGCGATGGGCAGGCCGGAACTGCCGTCGCAGCCGTTGGCGGCGCGGTTGGAAAACCCCGGCAACGATATGGCGGTGCTGATCGTTAAGGCGGAGCGGCATCTGGCGGCGAATCCGGAGGACGGCAAGGGCTGGGATGTGTTGGCGCCTATCTATTACAATGCGTTGCGGATCGCCGATGCGGAGAAGGCGTACCGCAATGCGATCCGGCTGCTTGGGCCGAGCCCGATCCGTCTCGACGGGCTTGCCGAAACGCTGATGGCGAGCGCGAACGGTGTCGTGACCGAGGAAACCCGCAAGGTGCTCGAGCAGTCGCTGACGCTGGAGCCTCAAAACCCGCGTGCGAAATTCTACGTCGCGCTGAGTATGGAGCAGGCGGGGCAGGCGGCCGAGGCCAAGGCAGCCTTCGAGGCGCTAGCAAAGGAATCGCCGGCCGATGCGCCGTGGCTGCCGCTCGTCAACGAGCACATCGCCAAGAACGGTGGTGCTCCGGCGGCGGACGGCACGGCGCTTGGCAATCCCACGGAGGAGGACCTCGCGGCAGCCCAGGATATGAGCACCGGCGACCAACAGCAGATGATCCGCGGCATGGTGGAAAGCCTAGATCACAAGCTGGCGGCAGATCCCAATAATTTCGAGGGCTGGATGCGGCTCGTTCGCTCCTATGCCGTACTGAACGATAAGGATCGCGCAGCGAGCGCGTTGAAGCGCGGGCTGGCAGTGTTTCCGGCGGATGGCGAAGAGGGCAGGCAGCTGATTGCGCTGGGGCGTGAGCTCGGCGTTGCGGCGGAGGGGGAGACGGAATGA
- the ccmE gene encoding cytochrome c maturation protein CcmE, which produces MTRKQKRLAVIGGGMGFILAAVLLVMFAFSQSVAYFYMPADLAKTPVAPETRIRLGGLVGEGSVVRGAGSTVEFALTDGSGDAVKVKYTGILPDLFREGQGVVTEGKFAADSREFIADTVLAKHDEKYMPKDVADRLKAQGLWQESKGQEGEGTQ; this is translated from the coding sequence ATGACGCGCAAGCAGAAGCGTCTGGCGGTGATCGGCGGCGGCATGGGCTTCATCCTCGCCGCGGTGCTGCTCGTCATGTTCGCCTTCAGCCAGTCGGTCGCCTATTTCTACATGCCGGCCGATCTTGCCAAGACGCCGGTGGCGCCGGAAACGCGCATCCGCCTCGGCGGGCTGGTCGGCGAGGGCAGTGTGGTGCGCGGCGCCGGCTCGACGGTGGAATTTGCCCTCACCGACGGCAGCGGCGATGCCGTGAAGGTCAAATATACCGGCATCCTGCCCGACCTGTTCCGCGAAGGGCAGGGGGTGGTGACCGAAGGCAAGTTTGCGGCCGACAGCCGGGAGTTCATCGCCGACACGGTGCTGGCCAAGCACGACGAGAAATACATGCCCAAGGACGTTGCCGACCGGCTGAAGGCGCAGGGTCTCTGGCAGGAAAGCAAGGGGCAGGAAGGCGAGGGTACGCAATGA
- a CDS encoding heme lyase CcmF/NrfE family subunit encodes MIIEIGHYALVLALATAIVLSIVPVIGARRLDQAMMDVAPLGSVVLFALVAFSFGILTYAHVVSDFTVKNVWENSHSLVPLVYKYSGVWGNHEGSMMLWLLILALFSALVALFGRNLPDRLKANVLSVQAWISAAFILFILLTSNPFTRLDPAPAEGRDLNPVLQDIGLAIHPPLLYLGYVGFSVCFSFAVAALMEGRIDAAWARWVRPWTLAAWTFLTLGIAMGSYWAYYELGWGGWWFWDPVENASFMPWLAGTALLHSALVMEKREALKIWTVLLAILTFSLSLMGTFLVRSGVLTSVHAFASDPSRGVFILCILMIFIGGALSLFAFRAPRLNVGGLFAPISREGALVLNNLILTVACGTVLTGTLYPLLLETLTGDKISVGAPFFNMTFGLLMAPLLLIVPFGPLLSWKRGDLLGALQRLYVVAGLAFVAALVFFYAEHGGPVLSVLGLAAGLFLVFGAVADLWYRAGIGKVKAHVVWKRLTGLPRSAFGTALAHAGLGVTVLGIVAVSTFATEHVLEMKPGAIAEAGGYTLHFDGMQPATGPNFSEERGHFSVRRGGVEVADTWSSKRVYAARQMPTTEAGILTFGASQLYVSLGDPTDDGGIVVRIWWKPFILCIWGGALMMAAGGFVSLSDRRLRVGAPRRKAKPARPAMEAAE; translated from the coding sequence ATGATCATCGAGATCGGCCATTACGCGCTCGTTCTGGCGCTGGCCACGGCGATCGTTCTTTCGATCGTGCCGGTTATCGGCGCACGCAGGCTCGATCAGGCGATGATGGATGTGGCGCCACTCGGTTCCGTCGTGCTCTTTGCGCTGGTGGCTTTCTCCTTCGGCATTTTGACCTATGCGCATGTCGTCTCCGACTTTACCGTCAAGAACGTCTGGGAGAACTCGCATTCGCTGGTGCCGCTGGTCTACAAATATTCCGGCGTCTGGGGCAATCACGAAGGCTCGATGATGCTGTGGCTGCTGATCCTTGCGCTGTTCAGCGCGCTGGTGGCGCTCTTCGGCCGCAATCTACCGGACAGGCTGAAGGCGAACGTGCTGTCGGTGCAGGCCTGGATTTCGGCGGCCTTCATCCTCTTCATCCTCTTGACCTCGAACCCGTTTACCCGCCTCGACCCGGCACCGGCCGAGGGCCGCGACCTCAATCCGGTGCTGCAGGATATCGGGCTGGCGATCCATCCGCCGCTGCTCTATCTCGGCTATGTCGGCTTTTCGGTGTGCTTCTCCTTTGCCGTCGCAGCATTGATGGAAGGCCGGATCGATGCCGCCTGGGCGCGCTGGGTGCGGCCCTGGACTCTGGCCGCCTGGACCTTCCTGACGCTCGGCATCGCCATGGGCTCCTACTGGGCTTATTACGAACTCGGCTGGGGCGGCTGGTGGTTCTGGGACCCGGTCGAGAACGCCTCCTTCATGCCATGGCTTGCCGGAACCGCACTGCTGCATTCGGCGCTGGTGATGGAAAAGCGCGAGGCGCTGAAGATCTGGACCGTGCTCCTGGCGATCCTCACCTTCTCGTTGTCGCTGATGGGCACCTTCCTGGTGCGCTCCGGGGTGCTGACCTCGGTTCATGCCTTCGCGAGCGACCCGAGCCGCGGTGTCTTCATTCTCTGCATTCTGATGATTTTCATCGGCGGCGCGCTGTCGCTGTTTGCGTTCCGTGCACCGCGTCTGAACGTGGGCGGTCTCTTCGCGCCGATTTCGCGCGAAGGCGCGCTGGTGCTCAACAACCTGATCCTCACGGTTGCATGCGGCACCGTCCTGACCGGAACGCTCTATCCCCTGCTGCTGGAGACGCTCACCGGCGACAAGATCTCCGTCGGCGCGCCGTTCTTCAATATGACCTTCGGGCTTTTGATGGCTCCGTTGCTGCTTATCGTGCCCTTCGGACCGCTGCTTTCCTGGAAGCGCGGCGATCTTCTGGGCGCGCTGCAGCGGCTCTATGTGGTTGCCGGCCTCGCTTTCGTCGCGGCGCTCGTCTTTTTCTATGCCGAGCATGGGGGGCCGGTGCTGTCGGTGCTGGGGCTGGCGGCCGGGCTGTTCCTCGTCTTCGGCGCCGTTGCCGATCTCTGGTATCGCGCCGGCATCGGCAAGGTTAAGGCGCATGTCGTCTGGAAGAGACTCACTGGTCTGCCGCGCTCGGCCTTCGGCACGGCGCTGGCGCATGCCGGGCTTGGCGTGACCGTGCTCGGCATCGTCGCGGTGTCGACCTTTGCGACCGAACATGTGCTCGAGATGAAACCCGGCGCGATTGCCGAGGCCGGCGGCTACACATTGCATTTCGACGGTATGCAGCCAGCGACCGGACCGAACTTCAGCGAGGAGCGCGGGCACTTCAGCGTGCGGCGCGGCGGAGTAGAGGTCGCCGACACCTGGTCGTCGAAGCGGGTCTATGCTGCCCGGCAGATGCCGACGACGGAAGCCGGCATCCTGACCTTCGGAGCAAGCCAACTCTACGTGTCGCTCGGCGATCCGACCGATGACGGCGGCATCGTCGTTCGCATCTGGTGGAAGCCGTTCATTCTTTGCATCTGGGGTGGGGCGCTGATGATGGCGGCGGGCGGCTTCGTGTCGCTCTCCGACAGGCGGCTGCGCGTCGGCGCGCCGCGCCGCAAGGCGAAACCGGCAAGACCGGCCATGGAGGCGGCGGAGTGA
- a CDS encoding cytochrome c-type biogenesis protein, giving the protein MRGGDVRRIPRTSHFFSRILVALFILFASFPALAVNPDEVLADPALEARARSLSAELRCMVCQNQSIDDSNADLAKDLRLLVRERISDGDTDEEVLNYIVSRYGEFVLLKPRLSLRTILLWGAPVLLVAAGGVALTVFARRRAGKPTGSRLTAEEQAKLDELLGK; this is encoded by the coding sequence ATGAGGGGAGGAGACGTTCGGCGCATCCCTAGAACGTCGCACTTTTTCTCTCGCATTCTCGTAGCCCTCTTTATACTCTTCGCCTCTTTTCCCGCCCTCGCCGTGAACCCCGACGAGGTGCTTGCCGATCCGGCGCTCGAAGCCCGCGCCCGCTCACTGTCGGCCGAACTGCGCTGCATGGTGTGCCAGAACCAGTCGATCGACGATTCCAATGCCGACCTTGCCAAGGACCTCAGGCTCCTGGTGCGCGAGCGCATCTCCGATGGCGACACCGACGAGGAGGTTCTGAACTACATCGTCTCGCGTTACGGCGAATTCGTGCTGCTGAAGCCAAGGCTCAGTCTTCGGACCATCCTGCTGTGGGGTGCCCCGGTGCTCTTGGTGGCCGCAGGCGGCGTCGCGCTCACGGTCTTTGCGCGGCGGCGGGCCGGCAAGCCGACCGGCAGCCGCCTGACAGCGGAGGAGCAGGCAAAGCTCGACGAACTGCTCGGCAAGTGA
- a CDS encoding adenylate/guanylate cyclase domain-containing protein has product MERRLAAILIADVAGYSRLSQIDEEGTRRHFQADMDDIIRPKITEHHGRLVKTMGDGLLVEFHSVVDALHCAIDVQREKAARKKSGDGAMRLDFRIGVNLGDIIVEGDDIQGDGVNIADRIQALAEPGGIAISGTTYDQVKTKLDVGYTSLGMQKVRSIVEPIRVYQVVLDPVSARAAPKRFKRLLRKPAGLTAAIAFLLLAAAVAYWLQPWELGQTPTLVERFAYPLPDKPSVAVLPFINVSGDTEQDHLAQGLTDDLITELSKVSGLFVIARHSVFAIQNSAGKIQEVAAELGVHYVLEGTLQRAGPRLRINVKLIDALSGLSVWAERYDRQYVDLFAIQDDVTGKIISALSVQLSEGERTQLERIPSDNLEAYDYYMRAEHEGIAYSDVDTYRRTLSYYQKAIDLDPNFADAHAGIARVAVDVWRNDYNFLWSAAVARKIAYDAAGQALKLDPDNARAHTVLALLQLVDGRAAEARDSANRAVEAQPNSAEAFGNLALILAHTGSHDEAVTEMEKALRLDPEPQPSVRLLAGIVFYTARDNRRAIPLIEAARDALPNAEPAREYLTAAYAYEGDRVRAEQEKGKLLELFPDANLTYYSYLYDYWREDDLEHHLSGLRAAGIPEWPFGFVGSEVDRLDVDALRDLISDKTWSGKHKNGTVFVQYFDKAGNTAYRSANTNITGTVEVQGNRLCERFGGYFLDRMVCGQVYRNKDAGQAGAQYVHVTPQALKFFSLAP; this is encoded by the coding sequence ATGGAGCGCCGTCTTGCAGCAATTCTGATCGCTGACGTCGCCGGTTACAGCCGTTTGAGCCAGATCGACGAAGAGGGCACGCGTCGCCACTTCCAGGCGGATATGGACGACATTATCCGGCCCAAGATTACCGAACATCATGGCCGGCTGGTCAAGACCATGGGTGATGGCCTGCTGGTCGAATTTCACAGCGTTGTCGATGCTTTGCATTGCGCAATTGACGTACAGCGCGAGAAGGCGGCGCGAAAGAAATCCGGCGATGGAGCGATGCGCCTCGATTTCCGCATCGGTGTGAATCTTGGCGATATCATCGTCGAAGGCGATGACATTCAGGGTGACGGCGTCAATATCGCTGACCGCATACAAGCGCTGGCCGAGCCGGGCGGGATCGCGATCTCCGGCACGACCTACGATCAGGTGAAAACCAAACTCGACGTCGGCTATACGTCACTCGGCATGCAGAAGGTGCGCAGCATCGTAGAGCCGATCCGCGTCTACCAGGTCGTGCTCGACCCGGTCTCGGCGAGAGCAGCGCCGAAGCGCTTCAAGCGCCTGTTGCGGAAACCTGCCGGCCTTACGGCTGCCATTGCCTTCCTGTTGCTGGCCGCTGCCGTAGCCTACTGGTTACAGCCGTGGGAGCTTGGCCAGACGCCAACGCTGGTCGAGCGCTTCGCCTATCCTTTGCCGGACAAGCCTTCGGTGGCGGTGCTGCCCTTCATCAATGTCAGTGGCGATACGGAGCAGGATCACCTGGCCCAGGGGCTGACCGACGACCTAATTACCGAGCTATCCAAGGTTTCAGGGCTTTTCGTCATCGCCAGACATTCGGTATTTGCCATCCAGAACAGTGCGGGCAAGATTCAGGAGGTGGCGGCGGAACTCGGCGTGCACTACGTGCTCGAAGGCACGTTGCAGCGCGCGGGGCCACGGCTGCGGATCAACGTCAAGCTGATCGACGCGCTGAGCGGGCTTTCGGTCTGGGCTGAGCGCTACGACCGGCAGTATGTCGATCTGTTCGCCATTCAGGATGACGTCACCGGTAAGATCATCTCTGCGCTTTCGGTTCAGCTCAGCGAAGGCGAGCGCACGCAGCTGGAGCGGATACCGAGCGACAACCTGGAAGCCTACGATTACTACATGCGGGCGGAGCACGAGGGCATTGCCTACAGCGACGTGGATACCTATCGCCGGACGCTATCCTACTATCAGAAGGCCATCGACCTCGATCCGAACTTTGCCGATGCGCATGCTGGCATCGCGCGCGTTGCCGTCGACGTCTGGCGCAACGACTATAACTTCCTCTGGTCGGCGGCGGTGGCACGCAAGATCGCCTATGACGCCGCCGGACAGGCGCTCAAGCTCGACCCCGACAATGCGCGTGCCCACACCGTTCTCGCCCTGTTGCAGCTGGTGGACGGGCGCGCCGCCGAGGCGCGGGATTCGGCAAACCGCGCGGTCGAGGCGCAGCCGAACAGCGCGGAGGCCTTCGGCAACCTGGCTTTGATCCTTGCCCATACGGGAAGCCACGACGAGGCGGTCACCGAGATGGAAAAGGCCCTGCGGCTCGATCCCGAGCCGCAGCCGAGCGTCCGGCTGCTGGCGGGGATCGTCTTTTACACGGCGCGGGACAACAGGCGCGCAATCCCGCTCATCGAGGCGGCACGGGATGCGCTGCCGAATGCGGAGCCTGCGCGCGAGTACCTGACGGCTGCCTATGCCTATGAAGGGGACCGGGTTCGCGCCGAGCAGGAGAAGGGCAAGCTTTTGGAGCTGTTTCCGGACGCCAACCTTACCTACTACAGCTATCTCTACGACTACTGGCGCGAAGACGACCTGGAGCACCATCTGAGCGGATTGCGCGCGGCCGGGATTCCGGAGTGGCCCTTCGGGTTCGTGGGCTCGGAGGTCGATCGACTGGACGTGGACGCCCTACGCGACCTGATCAGCGACAAGACGTGGAGCGGAAAACACAAGAACGGAACTGTGTTCGTCCAGTATTTCGACAAGGCGGGCAATACCGCCTACCGCAGCGCCAACACCAATATTACCGGCACGGTCGAGGTGCAGGGAAACAGGCTCTGCGAGCGGTTCGGCGGCTATTTCCTCGACCGCATGGTGTGCGGGCAGGTCTACAGAAACAAGGACGCCGGACAAGCCGGCGCCCAGTATGTTCACGTGACCCCGCAGGCGCTGAAGTTCTTCTCGTTGGCGCCTTGA